A window of the Kosakonia sp. BYX6 genome harbors these coding sequences:
- the dusC gene encoding tRNA dihydrouridine(16) synthase DusC codes for MRVLLAPMEGVLDSLVRELLTEVNDYDLCITEFLRVVDQLLPVKSFHKICPELQRQSRTPSGTLVRIQLLGQYPQWLAENAARAVELGSWGVDLNCGCPSKLVNGSGGGATLLKDPELIYRGAKAMREAVPSHLPVTVKVRLGWDSSARQFEIADAVQQAGASELAVHGRTKEEGYKAECINWQAIGEIRQRLSIPVIANGEIWDWQSAQQCMTATGCDAVMIGRGALNVPNLSRVVKYNEPRMPWPDVVALLAKYTRLEKQGDTGLYHVARIKQWLGYLRKEYNEASDLFAEIRTYKTSAEISVAIERVKI; via the coding sequence ATGCGTGTATTACTGGCTCCAATGGAAGGCGTACTCGATTCGCTGGTGCGTGAGCTGCTGACCGAGGTTAACGATTACGATCTGTGCATCACCGAGTTTTTGCGCGTGGTCGATCAACTGCTGCCGGTCAAATCCTTCCATAAAATTTGCCCCGAGTTACAGCGGCAAAGCCGCACCCCCTCTGGCACGCTGGTGCGCATTCAACTGCTTGGTCAATACCCGCAGTGGCTGGCGGAAAACGCGGCGCGCGCCGTCGAGCTGGGTTCGTGGGGCGTAGATCTCAATTGCGGTTGCCCGTCGAAGTTGGTTAACGGTAGCGGCGGCGGCGCGACACTGCTCAAAGATCCGGAACTGATTTATCGCGGCGCGAAAGCGATGCGTGAAGCGGTGCCGTCGCATCTTCCGGTGACGGTAAAAGTGCGTCTCGGCTGGGACAGTTCGGCGCGGCAGTTTGAGATTGCCGATGCCGTGCAACAGGCGGGCGCCAGCGAGCTTGCGGTGCACGGGCGCACAAAAGAAGAGGGTTACAAAGCCGAGTGCATTAACTGGCAGGCCATCGGTGAAATCCGCCAGCGTTTATCGATCCCGGTTATCGCGAATGGTGAAATTTGGGACTGGCAAAGCGCGCAGCAGTGCATGACTGCCACCGGTTGCGATGCAGTGATGATTGGCCGGGGCGCGCTGAATGTGCCAAACCTCAGCCGCGTGGTGAAATACAACGAGCCGCGCATGCCGTGGCCGGATGTGGTCGCGCTGCTGGCAAAATACACCCGCCTGGAGAAACAGGGCGATACCGGGCTTTATCATGTCGCGCGCATTAAACAATGGCTGGGGTATTTACGCAAAGAATATAATGAAGCCAGCGATCTGTTTGCTGAAATACGGACTTATAAAACATCTGCGGAAATTTCCGTGGCCATCGAGCGCGTTAAAATATAA
- a CDS encoding OprD family outer membrane porin translates to MDAIKFALPLVFISGLSATSAFASDEPFNTQGFIENSQFSVTLKNVWMLNTSNQNEAAGIGDQKAWAQGALLDYQSGWFGDVIGVDASWYSVAKLYANDDFAGRDLLRDNNGHAEGFNKIGQIYGKLKWGDDAAYARLYAGWKQLYKFGVLSVTHSRAAPSTWQGVSMESGLGNISARAAWVTRFSERDEPEKRHFYTLKSNKRIDHIVTGDVSWRPANNMQITWLAGESDNYLLRQGLEAQFSHPVTEGESLLFRSAWYYNRGLSEWEGARGFTHSAQHIFALAGYQYHDIESGIGWSKTKAKLDGGLGQFYWHMGKNTRGAFNSPADGEGNDYVNDGEQMLYWYGKYSLSPELTLGLFSHYGFGARYQDVSLTQWEYGGFVAWAPKDVAGLSFFAGFGPSYSWKLVNGKPSLTEDKRGFHRSKGVGGGVTMEYKFGLLK, encoded by the coding sequence ATGGATGCAATAAAATTTGCTTTACCTTTGGTATTCATTTCTGGTTTAAGTGCCACCAGCGCTTTTGCCAGTGATGAGCCGTTCAACACACAGGGATTTATTGAAAATAGCCAATTTTCGGTCACGCTGAAAAATGTCTGGATGCTGAATACCAGTAATCAGAACGAGGCGGCAGGTATTGGCGATCAGAAAGCCTGGGCACAAGGCGCGCTGCTGGATTACCAGAGCGGCTGGTTCGGGGATGTTATCGGGGTTGACGCGTCCTGGTACAGCGTTGCGAAGCTGTATGCCAATGACGATTTCGCCGGGCGTGACCTGCTGCGCGATAACAACGGGCATGCGGAAGGCTTCAACAAAATTGGCCAGATCTACGGGAAGCTGAAATGGGGGGATGACGCGGCCTATGCCAGGCTGTACGCGGGCTGGAAGCAGCTTTACAAATTCGGCGTACTCAGCGTGACGCACAGCCGCGCAGCACCGAGCACCTGGCAAGGCGTCAGCATGGAAAGCGGCCTGGGGAATATCTCCGCCCGCGCCGCCTGGGTCACCCGTTTTTCTGAACGCGATGAACCTGAAAAGCGCCACTTTTATACGTTAAAAAGCAATAAACGCATCGATCATATTGTGACGGGGGACGTAAGCTGGCGCCCGGCAAATAATATGCAAATCACCTGGCTTGCGGGCGAAAGCGATAATTACCTTTTACGTCAGGGATTGGAAGCACAATTCTCGCATCCTGTCACGGAAGGGGAGAGTCTCTTATTTCGCAGTGCCTGGTATTACAATCGTGGGCTCAGTGAATGGGAAGGCGCGCGAGGATTTACGCACAGCGCACAACATATTTTCGCCCTGGCAGGATATCAATATCACGATATTGAATCTGGAATCGGCTGGTCAAAAACAAAAGCGAAACTGGATGGCGGGTTAGGTCAATTTTATTGGCATATGGGCAAGAATACCCGAGGCGCATTTAATAGCCCGGCCGATGGCGAAGGTAATGATTATGTCAATGACGGCGAGCAGATGCTTTATTGGTACGGGAAATATTCACTGTCACCAGAATTAACTCTCGGCCTTTTTAGTCATTATGGTTTCGGTGCGCGATATCAGGATGTTTCATTAACCCAATGGGAATATGGCGGGTTTGTGGCGTGGGCGCCCAAAGACGTGGCGGGTTTATCCTTTTTTGCCGGGTTCGGCCCAAGTTACAGCTGGAAGTTAGTGAACGGCAAACCATCGCTTACGGAGGATAAGCGCGGGTTCCACCGCTCGAAAGGCGTCGGTGGCGGGGTGACGATGGAATACAAATTCGGTCTGCTTAAATAA
- the surE gene encoding 5'/3'-nucleotidase SurE, whose translation MKKTLLALLITTLATTGAQAAERAMRILLVNDDGCDSVGTLSLQEKLAAKGFDVWMVAPATNQSGIGSAITFKPNKIFDVKKIGDKRYCFPGTPADALDFGLLGVLKENPPDLVISGVNDGPNTGVTQINSGTVGAAARAIRYGYPAIAASIGYLLTVEEQKAGWPSTHKYWPDSVDYVVSLVDKLHDKWQPGQALLPVGSGLSINYPPLSKSAIKGEKYIGNEQFPQPQHSYTLLEDGRAQQVLSEKILTPSEADTDSGWLNKGYITLTVFDGQWNAPQYEAQYQALLR comes from the coding sequence ATGAAGAAAACGTTACTGGCACTTTTGATAACGACACTTGCGACGACCGGCGCACAGGCGGCCGAACGCGCAATGCGCATTTTACTGGTCAATGACGACGGCTGTGATTCGGTCGGCACACTCTCCTTGCAAGAAAAACTGGCGGCCAAAGGTTTTGATGTCTGGATGGTCGCGCCAGCCACCAATCAAAGCGGGATTGGCTCGGCGATCACCTTCAAACCCAATAAGATTTTCGACGTCAAAAAAATCGGCGATAAACGCTACTGCTTCCCCGGCACGCCTGCGGATGCGTTGGATTTCGGCCTGCTTGGCGTGCTGAAAGAGAACCCGCCCGACCTGGTCATTTCAGGTGTTAACGATGGACCAAACACCGGCGTCACCCAGATCAACTCCGGCACGGTTGGCGCCGCGGCGCGCGCCATCCGTTATGGCTACCCGGCCATTGCCGCCAGCATCGGTTATTTGCTGACGGTCGAGGAACAAAAAGCCGGCTGGCCGAGCACGCACAAATACTGGCCGGATTCCGTCGATTATGTGGTGTCGCTGGTGGACAAACTCCATGACAAATGGCAGCCAGGTCAGGCATTGCTACCGGTCGGTTCGGGGCTGAGCATCAATTACCCACCGCTTTCGAAAAGCGCGATTAAAGGTGAGAAATACATCGGCAACGAGCAGTTCCCGCAGCCGCAGCACAGCTACACCCTGCTTGAAGATGGGCGCGCACAGCAGGTGCTGAGCGAGAAAATACTGACGCCGAGCGAGGCGGACACCGATAGCGGCTGGTTAAACAAGGGCTATATCACCCTGACCGTCTTTGATGGTCAATGGAATGCGCCGCAATACGAAGCGCAATACCAGGCGTTGCTTCGCTAA
- the bglG gene encoding transcriptional antiterminator BglG, whose protein sequence is MRIAKILNNNVAVVLDENQREQVVMGRGIAFQKRAGDRIEAGSIEKIFALQSDELVRRLGELLKQIPLEVITACDRIIELAQSRLGKLQESLYITLTDHCYFAIERQKKGVVIRNVLMWEIKRLYPKEFELGQQARAILAKRLAVELPEDEAGFIALHLVTAQLKSEMPEVMHITKVMQEILHIVQYQLKLEYDQESLSYHRFVTHLKFFAQRMLNRTVVENDDASVHQVVKENYPLAWKCAEKVAGHLVCTYQRQLTTEEIMFLAFHIERVRKERR, encoded by the coding sequence ATGCGGATCGCCAAAATATTAAACAATAACGTCGCGGTGGTGCTCGATGAGAATCAACGTGAACAGGTGGTGATGGGGAGGGGCATCGCGTTTCAAAAACGCGCCGGTGATCGGATAGAGGCAGGCAGCATCGAAAAAATTTTTGCCCTGCAAAGTGATGAACTGGTGCGCCGCCTGGGGGAACTGCTCAAGCAAATCCCGCTGGAGGTGATCACCGCCTGCGATCGCATTATTGAGCTGGCGCAAAGTCGCCTGGGGAAGTTGCAAGAGAGCCTTTACATCACGCTGACCGACCACTGCTACTTTGCCATTGAGCGGCAGAAAAAAGGGGTGGTGATCCGTAATGTGCTGATGTGGGAAATCAAACGCCTTTATCCCAAAGAGTTTGAACTGGGCCAACAAGCGCGGGCAATCCTTGCCAAACGCTTAGCGGTTGAGCTGCCGGAAGATGAAGCGGGGTTTATCGCGCTGCATCTGGTCACGGCGCAGTTGAAAAGTGAAATGCCGGAAGTGATGCATATCACCAAAGTGATGCAAGAGATTCTGCATATCGTGCAGTACCAGTTGAAGTTGGAATATGACCAGGAATCCCTGAGCTACCACCGCTTTGTGACGCATCTGAAGTTTTTTGCCCAGCGCATGCTGAATCGCACGGTGGTGGAAAATGACGATGCCTCAGTGCACCAGGTGGTGAAAGAGAATTATCCGCTGGCATGGAAGTGCGCCGAAAAAGTGGCCGGGCATCTGGTTTGTACTTATCAGCGCCAACTGACCACCGAAGAGATTATGTTTCTCGCTTTTCACATTGAGCGAGTGAGAAAAGAACGGCGCTAA
- the bglF gene encoding PTS beta-glucoside transporter subunit IIABC, which translates to MEYQTLAKAILSHVGGKENIGSLVHCATRLRFKLKEMKKADATGLKNQPGVIMVVESGGQFQVVIGNHVNDVWKAVCKEAGFTDDTPQAASDDKSTLLSRIIDIISGIFTPFIGILAASGILKGILALAAVCGWLATDSGTYKIWFAASDALFFFFPLVLGYTAGKKFGGNPFITMAIGGALTHPLMIGAFEASQASGAVSETFLGIPVTFLNYSGSVIPIILAAWVSCWVEKQGNRFLHSSLKNFFSPLLCIAITVPLTFLVIGPVATWLSQMLAHGYQTIYTLSPWLAGGALGAVWQICVIFGLHWGLVPLMINNMSVLGQDTMLPILLPAVLGQVGATLGIFLRTRDGQQKVLAGSSLAAGIFGITEPAVYGLTLPLRRPFIFGCVAGAVGGAIVGFSGTQAYSFGMANIFTLAQMIPPGGIDSTLWGGALGAGIALVLSFVLTFIAGLPGASTGGGTSGKKVLLAPMSGSVLALNQVTDPTFASGILGEGVAIIPVDCRVVAPFAGQVSSLFETKHAIGLLSDNGMEVLIHVGIDTVKLEGKPFTAHVSVGDRVKPGDLLLEFDRSAILDAGYDLATPVIISNSDSFASVNKVASTSVRVGKPLLAVAG; encoded by the coding sequence ATGGAATATCAAACGCTGGCGAAAGCGATCCTCAGCCACGTTGGTGGTAAGGAAAACATTGGCAGCCTGGTGCATTGCGCCACGCGGTTACGCTTCAAACTTAAAGAGATGAAAAAAGCTGATGCCACAGGCTTAAAAAACCAGCCCGGCGTGATCATGGTGGTGGAAAGCGGCGGCCAGTTTCAGGTCGTTATTGGCAACCACGTGAATGATGTCTGGAAAGCGGTCTGCAAAGAAGCAGGTTTTACAGACGACACGCCGCAGGCGGCAAGCGATGACAAGAGCACGCTGCTCAGTCGTATCATCGATATTATTTCCGGCATTTTCACCCCGTTTATCGGCATTCTCGCTGCGTCGGGGATCCTGAAAGGCATTCTGGCGCTGGCGGCGGTGTGTGGCTGGCTGGCAACCGACAGCGGAACGTACAAAATCTGGTTCGCCGCCAGCGATGCGTTGTTCTTCTTCTTCCCACTGGTGCTTGGCTACACCGCCGGGAAAAAGTTTGGCGGCAACCCGTTTATCACCATGGCGATTGGCGGCGCATTAACGCATCCGTTGATGATTGGCGCGTTCGAAGCCAGCCAGGCCAGCGGCGCGGTGAGTGAAACGTTCCTCGGCATTCCTGTCACTTTCCTCAATTACAGCGGTTCGGTGATCCCGATTATTCTTGCCGCGTGGGTCAGTTGTTGGGTGGAAAAACAGGGCAACCGGTTCCTGCATTCCTCACTGAAAAACTTCTTCTCGCCGTTGTTGTGCATTGCCATCACCGTACCGCTGACCTTTTTGGTAATCGGGCCGGTCGCCACCTGGCTGAGCCAAATGCTGGCGCACGGTTATCAGACCATTTACACCCTCTCTCCGTGGCTGGCGGGTGGCGCGCTGGGCGCGGTGTGGCAGATCTGCGTTATTTTTGGTCTGCACTGGGGGCTGGTGCCGCTGATGATCAACAACATGTCGGTATTGGGTCAGGACACCATGCTGCCGATTCTGCTGCCAGCGGTACTGGGGCAGGTGGGCGCAACGCTGGGTATCTTCCTGCGTACCCGTGACGGGCAACAAAAAGTGCTGGCGGGTTCATCCCTTGCGGCCGGGATTTTCGGCATCACCGAACCGGCGGTGTATGGCTTAACGTTACCGTTGCGGCGTCCTTTCATTTTCGGCTGTGTGGCGGGCGCTGTCGGCGGCGCGATTGTCGGCTTTAGCGGCACACAGGCTTACTCGTTCGGTATGGCGAATATCTTTACTCTCGCGCAGATGATTCCGCCGGGCGGCATTGATTCAACGCTGTGGGGCGGCGCACTGGGTGCGGGTATCGCGCTGGTGCTCTCTTTCGTACTGACTTTTATTGCCGGGCTGCCAGGCGCGTCGACAGGCGGCGGTACCTCAGGGAAAAAAGTGCTTCTCGCACCGATGAGCGGCAGCGTTTTGGCGCTGAACCAGGTCACGGACCCCACTTTTGCCAGCGGCATCCTGGGTGAAGGGGTAGCAATTATTCCGGTGGACTGCCGCGTCGTCGCGCCGTTTGCCGGGCAAGTCTCCTCCCTGTTTGAAACCAAACACGCCATTGGCTTACTGAGCGACAACGGCATGGAAGTGCTGATCCACGTGGGGATCGACACCGTGAAGCTGGAAGGTAAACCGTTTACCGCCCATGTCTCTGTGGGTGACCGAGTGAAACCGGGCGACCTGCTGCTGGAATTCGATCGCTCGGCGATCCTCGACGCCGGGTACGATCTCGCCACCCCGGTGATTATCAGTAATAGCGACAGTTTCGCGAGCGTTAACAAAGTCGCATCCACTTCAGTTCGCGTCGGCAAACCGTTGCTGGCGGTAGCGGGCTAA
- the ascB gene encoding 6-phospho-beta-glucosidase — MKSFPKAFLWGGAIAANQVEGAYLKHGKGLSTSDMQPHGVFGEVVERVADDNILQDQALKDVAIDFYHRFPQDIALFAEMGFTCLRVSIAWTRIFPNGDETTPNEEGLAFYDRLFDELAAHNITPLVTLSHYEMPWGLVKQYGGWGNRQTIDFFERYARTVFTRYQAKVKLWLTFNEINMSLHAPLTGVGLPHDSSKAEVYQAIHHQLVASARVVKACHEIIPESKIGNMLLGGLMYPLSCKPADVFEALQENRSWQFFGDVQCRGAYPGYMLRYFRDNGIELEITDTDRDALKSTVDFISFSYYMSGCVTADKELNEQLRGNILSMVPNPHLVSSEWGWQIDPLGLRTLMNMLWDRWEKPLFIVENGLGAKDKVEEDGSINDDYRIDYLNDHLVQVREAIDDGVEVMGYTSWGPIDLVSASKAEISKRYGFIYVDRDDKGNGTLARSRKKSFFWYRETIANNGANLK; from the coding sequence ATGAAATCATTTCCGAAAGCGTTCTTATGGGGCGGTGCCATTGCCGCGAATCAGGTTGAAGGCGCGTATTTGAAGCACGGCAAAGGGCTTTCCACGTCGGATATGCAACCACACGGCGTGTTCGGCGAGGTGGTGGAACGCGTGGCGGATGACAACATTCTCCAGGACCAGGCGCTGAAAGATGTCGCGATCGATTTTTATCACCGTTTTCCGCAGGACATTGCCCTGTTTGCTGAGATGGGATTTACCTGCCTGCGCGTATCCATCGCCTGGACGCGTATTTTCCCGAATGGCGATGAAACCACGCCGAACGAAGAAGGGCTGGCATTTTACGACAGATTGTTTGACGAGTTAGCCGCGCACAACATCACACCGCTGGTGACGTTATCGCATTATGAAATGCCGTGGGGACTGGTGAAACAGTATGGCGGCTGGGGCAATCGCCAGACCATCGACTTCTTCGAGCGCTATGCGCGCACGGTGTTTACCCGCTATCAGGCGAAGGTCAAGCTGTGGCTGACCTTCAATGAGATCAATATGTCGCTGCACGCGCCGCTGACTGGCGTCGGTTTGCCGCACGACAGCAGCAAAGCGGAAGTGTATCAGGCCATTCATCATCAACTGGTGGCGAGTGCGCGGGTGGTGAAAGCCTGCCATGAAATCATCCCGGAGAGCAAAATCGGCAACATGCTGCTCGGTGGCCTTATGTACCCGCTAAGCTGCAAACCGGCCGATGTGTTCGAAGCGTTGCAGGAAAACCGTAGCTGGCAGTTCTTCGGCGATGTGCAGTGTCGTGGCGCGTATCCGGGCTATATGCTGCGCTATTTCCGTGACAACGGTATTGAGCTTGAGATAACCGACACCGACCGCGATGCGCTCAAATCGACCGTCGATTTTATCTCCTTTAGCTACTACATGAGCGGCTGCGTTACCGCGGATAAAGAACTGAACGAACAACTGCGCGGCAATATCCTCAGCATGGTGCCTAACCCGCATCTGGTCAGCTCGGAGTGGGGCTGGCAGATTGACCCGCTCGGCCTGCGTACGCTGATGAATATGCTGTGGGATCGCTGGGAAAAGCCATTGTTTATCGTCGAAAATGGCCTGGGCGCGAAGGATAAAGTCGAAGAAGATGGCAGCATCAATGATGACTACCGTATCGATTATCTTAACGATCACCTGGTGCAGGTGCGCGAAGCCATTGACGATGGCGTTGAGGTGATGGGCTACACAAGTTGGGGGCCGATTGACCTGGTCAGTGCGTCAAAGGCGGAGATTTCCAAACGTTACGGTTTTATCTATGTCGACCGTGATGACAAGGGTAACGGCACGCTGGCGCGTAGCCGTAAAAAGAGCTTCTTCTGGTATCGCGAAACTATCGCCAACAACGGCGCGAACCTGAAGTAG
- a CDS encoding LysR family transcriptional regulator: MTIKENDFRKIDLNLLIAFAVLYREQSVSAAADKLHLGQPAVSGVLSRLRTLFDDPLFIRSGHKMQPTARAAELHTELLPLLEQLQSALFQQTAFDAKTATVTLTLGMADWVEMWLMPKLIPALLREAPGVRLNVVASDPFSDAARLEGGEMDMAISVAAGGPRWLEREVLTHMPFVTLWHPQQLTLNAPLDLDTFAAQPHLMVSYREATGSHFDTLLAKSGHQRRIHYTTPHFAALPGLLEKMPALATVPAGLANEWQRSRGLLCSPVPLEAEPVEVALLWHQRHSSDAAVMWLKEFIAKL; the protein is encoded by the coding sequence ATGACTATCAAAGAGAATGATTTCCGCAAAATCGATCTGAACCTGCTGATCGCTTTTGCCGTGCTGTATCGCGAACAGAGTGTTTCTGCCGCCGCCGATAAGCTGCACCTGGGTCAACCGGCGGTGAGCGGTGTGCTGTCGCGCCTGCGCACGTTATTCGACGACCCGCTGTTTATTCGCAGCGGCCACAAAATGCAGCCAACCGCCCGCGCGGCAGAACTGCATACCGAGTTGCTGCCGCTGCTTGAACAGTTGCAAAGTGCGCTATTCCAGCAAACGGCGTTCGATGCCAAAACCGCCACGGTGACGTTGACGCTGGGCATGGCGGATTGGGTGGAAATGTGGCTGATGCCGAAATTGATTCCGGCGTTGCTGCGCGAGGCGCCTGGCGTGCGGTTGAATGTGGTGGCGAGCGATCCATTCAGTGATGCCGCACGTCTGGAAGGCGGTGAAATGGACATGGCAATCAGCGTCGCCGCTGGCGGGCCGCGCTGGCTGGAGCGGGAAGTCTTGACGCATATGCCGTTTGTCACGCTCTGGCATCCGCAGCAATTAACGCTAAACGCGCCGCTGGATCTTGATACGTTTGCCGCCCAACCACATTTGATGGTGAGTTACCGGGAAGCGACAGGAAGTCATTTTGATACCTTGCTGGCAAAAAGCGGCCATCAACGGCGAATTCACTACACTACACCGCACTTCGCAGCACTACCGGGTTTACTGGAAAAAATGCCCGCGCTGGCAACGGTGCCAGCCGGGCTTGCCAATGAGTGGCAACGGTCGCGCGGGTTACTGTGCAGCCCGGTGCCGCTAGAGGCGGAACCGGTTGAGGTGGCACTGCTGTGGCATCAACGCCACAGCAGCGATGCTGCGGTTATGTGGTTGAAAGAATTTATCGCTAAATTGTGA
- a CDS encoding MBL fold metallo-hydrolase, with protein sequence MKKYPLLLALTTVGLSVSAMAAMPLSTHQPQAPGYYRMAMGDWQITAVSDGTVAVPFGKLLTNITPEKLQARMAQANLPVNAETSINAFVINTGKQLILVDAGAGALFGDAGGHLPENLRAAGIDPAAIDTVLLTHIHADHSGGVQRDGKPVFANATVRVDQRDVDFWLNPAHAKDVEEGQRHTFAESERSLRPVIDAGKLSAFRAPVQIMPGIDAVPAPGHTPGSVIYRVTHGGKTLMLWGDIIHAHPVQLPQPKVAIHFDVNRQQAVATREKVLAQVAREGDWIAAAHIAFPGIGKVMKAGQGYRWAPINYSAKGE encoded by the coding sequence ATGAAAAAATATCCCCTGTTACTGGCCCTGACCACGGTCGGGCTAAGCGTTAGCGCGATGGCTGCCATGCCGCTTTCCACCCATCAGCCGCAAGCGCCGGGTTACTACCGCATGGCGATGGGCGACTGGCAAATTACTGCCGTTTCCGATGGCACCGTCGCGGTGCCGTTTGGCAAGCTGCTGACCAATATCACGCCCGAAAAATTGCAGGCGCGCATGGCGCAGGCGAATTTACCGGTCAACGCCGAGACATCGATCAACGCTTTTGTCATTAACACGGGCAAACAGCTGATTCTGGTGGATGCAGGCGCCGGCGCGCTGTTTGGCGATGCGGGCGGTCATCTGCCTGAAAACTTGCGTGCAGCGGGTATCGATCCGGCGGCTATTGATACGGTATTACTGACCCATATTCACGCCGATCACTCCGGCGGTGTGCAGCGCGACGGCAAACCGGTGTTTGCCAATGCCACCGTGCGCGTTGACCAGCGCGATGTCGATTTCTGGCTTAACCCGGCGCATGCGAAAGATGTCGAAGAGGGGCAGCGCCACACGTTCGCCGAATCCGAACGCTCGCTGCGCCCGGTGATCGACGCCGGTAAGCTCAGCGCTTTTCGCGCGCCCGTGCAGATCATGCCCGGTATTGACGCAGTGCCTGCGCCAGGACATACGCCGGGCAGCGTGATTTACCGCGTCACCCACGGCGGGAAAACGCTGATGTTGTGGGGCGATATTATTCACGCGCACCCGGTGCAGCTTCCGCAGCCGAAGGTGGCCATTCATTTTGATGTCAACCGTCAGCAGGCCGTTGCCACGCGTGAGAAAGTGCTGGCGCAGGTTGCGCGCGAAGGGGATTGGATCGCCGCGGCGCATATCGCGTTTCCGGGCATCGGTAAGGTGATGAAAGCGGGGCAAGGGTACCGCTGGGCGCCGATTAATTACAGTGCCAAGGGCGAATGA
- the yohP gene encoding small membrane protein YohP: MTKMMKILLWAILIIFLIGLLVVTGVFKMIF; encoded by the coding sequence ATGACGAAAATGATGAAGATTTTACTTTGGGCGATCCTGATTATTTTCCTGATTGGTCTGCTGGTGGTCACCGGCGTGTTTAAAATGATCTTCTAA
- a CDS encoding SDR family oxidoreductase: MAETKVAIVTAADSGIGRQSALMLAQRGFDVGITWHSDHDGADETARQVQALGRRAEVIQLDLSHLPDGAQAIQTLISRFGRIDALVNNAGAMTKAPFLDVTFEDWRAIFTIDVDGAFLCSQIAARQMVKQGQGGRIVNITSVHEHTPLPEASAYTAAKHALGGLTQSMALELVEHNILVNAVAPGAIATPMNDMDDADAKPGSMPIIPLARPGTTKEIASMVAWLCSEEASYATGQSFIIDGGFMLANPQFKPQKA, translated from the coding sequence ATGGCTGAAACGAAAGTCGCAATAGTGACCGCTGCGGATTCCGGCATCGGCAGGCAAAGTGCGCTGATGCTGGCACAACGGGGTTTTGATGTGGGCATTACCTGGCATTCCGACCACGACGGCGCAGACGAAACGGCACGGCAGGTGCAAGCGCTCGGGCGGCGGGCGGAGGTAATCCAACTTGATCTCAGTCATTTACCGGATGGCGCGCAGGCCATTCAGACACTGATTTCACGCTTCGGGCGCATCGACGCGCTGGTCAATAACGCCGGGGCGATGACCAAAGCGCCTTTCCTGGATGTGACGTTTGAGGACTGGCGCGCCATTTTCACCATTGATGTCGATGGCGCGTTTCTTTGCTCGCAAATCGCCGCGCGACAAATGGTGAAACAGGGGCAGGGCGGGCGCATCGTCAATATCACTTCGGTGCATGAACATACGCCGTTGCCAGAGGCCAGTGCCTATACTGCCGCCAAACACGCGTTGGGTGGCTTAACCCAGTCGATGGCGCTGGAGTTGGTGGAACACAACATTCTGGTGAACGCCGTGGCACCCGGCGCGATTGCTACGCCGATGAACGATATGGACGATGCCGACGCGAAACCCGGTTCAATGCCGATAATCCCGCTCGCGCGACCCGGCACCACCAAAGAGATCGCCAGCATGGTGGCCTGGCTCTGCTCTGAAGAAGCCAGCTACGCCACCGGGCAGTCGTTTATCATCGACGGCGGTTTTATGCTGGCGAACCCGCAGTTCAAACCCCAAAAAGCTTAA
- a CDS encoding DedA family protein, protein MDINHLISEYGYAALVIGSVAEGETITLLGGVAAHQGLLRFPLVVLAVALGGMIGDQLLYLVGRRYGTKILRRFSRHREKIHQAQTLIRRHPYLFVIGSRFMYGFRIIGPLLIGTSRLRPKIFLPLNIIGAIVWALLFTTLGYVGGEVIGPWLHQFDQHVKRWIWLILAIALVFCLRWWFRHRRKKRQRNASED, encoded by the coding sequence TTGGATATCAATCATCTGATTAGCGAATATGGCTACGCCGCGCTGGTTATTGGCAGCGTTGCGGAAGGGGAAACCATCACACTGTTGGGCGGTGTTGCCGCGCATCAGGGGTTGCTGCGCTTTCCGCTGGTCGTGCTGGCTGTGGCGCTGGGCGGCATGATTGGCGACCAGTTGCTTTATCTGGTGGGCAGACGCTACGGAACGAAGATCCTGCGTCGATTTTCCCGCCACCGGGAGAAGATTCATCAGGCACAGACGCTTATCCGCCGTCATCCCTACCTGTTTGTTATCGGTTCGCGCTTTATGTACGGTTTTCGCATTATTGGCCCGCTATTGATTGGCACCAGCCGTTTGCGACCAAAAATCTTTCTGCCGCTGAATATTATCGGCGCCATCGTTTGGGCGCTGTTGTTTACCACGCTCGGTTATGTGGGCGGTGAAGTGATTGGCCCGTGGCTGCATCAATTCGACCAGCATGTGAAACGCTGGATTTGGCTGATCCTCGCCATCGCGCTGGTGTTCTGCCTGCGGTGGTGGTTTCGCCACCGCCGGAAAAAACGCCAGCGCAACGCCTCGGAGGATTAA